A stretch of Alkaliphilus flagellatus DNA encodes these proteins:
- a CDS encoding YmaF family protein has protein sequence MYNYYNNHHMGHIHQYQGVTTLNDGHTHRYYGCTGEPIPVQGSHVHYYNGYTTLDDGHIHRYYGSTSPAIIVSEGHIHYMEGRTTFIAEHDHEYENNTSPQMYQQYNRCY, from the coding sequence ATGTACAATTACTATAATAATCATCATATGGGGCATATCCACCAGTATCAAGGAGTTACGACTTTAAATGATGGACACACTCATAGATATTATGGATGTACAGGAGAGCCTATACCAGTACAAGGTAGTCATGTCCACTATTATAATGGATATACGACACTTGATGATGGACATATTCATCGATATTATGGAAGTACAAGTCCCGCAATAATAGTTTCAGAGGGACATATTCATTACATGGAAGGTAGAACAACATTTATAGCTGAACATGATCATGAGTATGAAAATAACACATCACCTCAAATGTACCAGCAATATAATAG